One Solanum pennellii chromosome 9, SPENNV200 DNA segment encodes these proteins:
- the LOC107029284 gene encoding linoleate 9S-lipoxygenase 5-like, whose product MVHTRQRSRMIDCLNNFQGSVKAQLSESTKHVESIKGEIIIQHTHAKSGLAKPICIQLYSLNDSCTGKGKLRQGVYLNHGKRIQNKLNGITCIKYALTFEADRDFGFPGAFVIWNQHKDKFFLQSLSLQVEFKQIVHFECNSWIYPNHLMQKERIFFSNTCYLPSQTPNGLLQLRKQELDTLRGDGIEGRIREWHRAYGYDFYNDLGDPQRGEGPILGGSIHYPYPRRGKTGEPHIHSENVKEVMFKMSTCIPPDERFSPQKQSEFAKKVIQATLHFLGSQTNQLKSFNKIKELFSGKKSQGVEEWMVKKLEDHLPKEILKEIGQGIKDYTAKFPMPQLFAGNELVWKDDKEFGRQMLAGINAAVIQCLQAFPPRSKNGIWSSIRRSHIEHNLDGLTLQEAMNQWRIFILDHHNYLMPFLGKINKNGVCAYASRTLLFLKDDDTLKPLAIELSLPGLSRGTEIQRVFRPGGNGSEAALWQFAKAHVGVNDSGYHQLISHWLKTHAVVEPFIIATRRQLSVMHPIHRLLDPHFKDTMHINALARSTVLKGGGIIEKTLYSGEVSMELSSSLYKEWRFDEQSLPGDLLKRGMAFHNPDCLAGVQLLFEDYPYGRDGLEIWVATKRWVNDYCLHFYKDDNSLRSDHEIQEWWSEIKKIGHGDKCNETWWYPMTTLSDLVEALTTLIWISSGLHASVNFGQYEYVGHPLNHPIKCRNFIPMEGTKEFAEFLHDPDKFFLKMLPNRSETTLYMALLEVLSAPTSDEVYLGQQQSPNWIDDVWVKQRFEQFAEELNKVDKRIVERNADPKLKNRQGPSNIPYKLLRPAVSNVKSCQGITAIGIPNSISM is encoded by the exons ATGGTACATACGAGACAACGTTCAAGGATGATTGATTGTTTGAATAACTTTCAAGGAAGTGTCAAGGCTCAACTGTCTGAAAGCACGAAACATGTGGAGTCCATTAAAGGAGAAATCATTATACAACATACTCATGCAAAATCAGGCCTTGCAAAACCTATTTGTATTCAATTATATAGTCTCAATGACTCAT GTACGGGGAAAGGAAAGCTGCGTCAAGGAGTGTACCTGAATCATGGGAAACGTATCCAGAACAAGCTTAATGGCAtcacatgtattaagtatgcattgaCATTTGAGGCTGACCGAGATTTTGGATTTCCAGGAGCTTTTGTCATCTGGAACCAACACAAAGACAAGTTTTTTCTTCAATCACTGTCTCTCCAAGTTGAATTCAAACAAATAGTTCATTTTGAATGCAATTCTTGGATATATCCCAATCATTTAATGCAAAAGGAAAGGATTTTCTTCTCAAATACT TGTTATCTTCCAAGCCAAACACCAAATGGTCTGCTGCAACTGAGGAAACAAGAACTTGACACATTGAGAGGAGATGGAATTGAAGGGAGAATTAGAGAATGGCATCGGGCTTATGGCTATGATTTCTATAATGATCTCGGTGATCCTCAGAGAGGGGAAGGACCTATTTTAGGAGGTTCAATTCACTATCCATATCCAAGGAGAGGAAAAACTGGTGAACCACATATTCACTCAG AAAATGTGAAGGAGGTGATGTTCAAGATGTCTACCTGCATCCCTCCGGATGAAAGATTTAGCCCCCAGAAACAATCAGAGTTTGCGAAGAAAGTGATCCAGGCAACTTTGCACTTTCTTGGTTCTCAAACCAACCAACTCAAGTCATTCAACAAGATCAAAGAGCTATTTTCGGGGAAGAAAAGCCAAGGGGTGGAAGAATGGATGGTAAAAAAATTGGAAGATCATCTAccaaaagagattttgaaggaGATTGGACAAGGAATCAAAGATTATACTGCAAAGTTCCCAATGCCTCAGTTATTTGCAG GGAACGAATTGGTGTGGAAGGATGATAAGGAGTTTGGGCGCCAGATGCTTGCAGGAATCAATGCAGCTGTAATTCAGTGTTTGCAG GCTTTTCCACCAAGAAGCAAGAATGGAATATGGAGTTCAATAAGACGATCACACATAGAACATAACCTTGATGGTCTCACTCTTCAAGAA GCAATGAACCAATGGAGGATTTTCATCTTGGACCACCACAACTATCTCATGccatttttaggaaaaataaacaaaaatggtGTGTGCGCCTATGCATCCAGGACTCTACTATTCTTAAAGGACGATGACACGCTAAAGCCACTTGCTATAGAACTAAGTTTACCAGGGCTTTCACGTGGCACTGAGATTCAGAGGGTATTTCGTCCAGGGGGCAATGGATCAGAGGCAGCCTTATGGCAGTTTGCTAAAGCTCATGTGGGAGTGAATGATTCTGGTTATCATCAGCTAATCAGCCATTG GCTAAAAACTCATGCCGTTGTAGAGCCATTCATTATTGCCACCAGAAGGCAGTTGAGTGTTATGCACCCAATTCACAGGTTATTGGATCCTCACTTCAAGGACACTATGCATATTAATGCATTGGCTCGAAGTACTGTCTTAAAAGGTGGAGGAATCATTGAGAAGACCCTTTATTCTGGTGAAGTATCTATGGAACTATCTTCTTCACTCTACAAGGAATGGAGATTTGATGAGCAAAGCCTCCCTGGTGACTTGCTGAAAAG AGGTATGGCTTTCCATAACCCAGATTGCCTGGCTGGCGTTCAGCTTCTCTTTGAAGATTATCCATATGGTAGAGATGGACTAGAAATTTGGGTAGCAACAAAGAGATGGGTAAATGACTATTGTCTACATTTTTACAAGGATGATAATTCCCTGAGATCTGACCATGAGATCCAAGAATGGTGGTCGGAGATTAAGAAAATTGGCCATGGAGACAAGTGTAATGAAACATGGTGGTACCCAATGACTACTCTCTCTGACCTAGTAGAGGCTCTCACAACCCTTATATGGATTTCCTCAGGTCTTCATGCTTCAGTTAACTTTGGACAATATGAATACGTGGGTCATCCACTAAATCACCCAATCAAATGTCGGAATTTCATCCCGATGGAAGGGACAAAAGAGTTCGCAGAGTTTCTCCATGACCCAGATAAGTTCTTCCTCAAGATGTTACCCAACAGGTCTGAAACTACCCTATATATGGCACTATTAGAGGTACTCTCGGCGCCTACATCTGATGAAGTATACTTGGGTCAACAACAATCTCCAAATTGGATAGATGATGTATGGGTAAAGCAAAGATTTGAGCAATTTGCAGAGGAACTGAACAAAGTGGATAAAAGGATAGTTGAAAGAAATGCAGATCCCAAACTTAAGAACAGACAGGGCCCCTCCAATATACCATACAAGCTTCTGCGCCCTGCGGTCTCCAATGTTAAATCATGTCAGGGTATCACAGCTATAGGGATACCTAATAGCATATCCATGTGA
- the LOC107031256 gene encoding uncharacterized protein LOC107031256: protein MAAMCYKISINSNINTNGLLSPPPNKLQSRLLLSNQKFCGRRTLASPPFSLRRSKKSWHGSLRVSNSSQSSASNSFDVVIVGAGIIGLTIARHLLLASDLSVALVDAAVPCSGATGAGQGYIWKAHKSPGTEKWDLMMRSHQLWESLAKRIQLQGMDPLEVLGWKKTGSLLVSKTTDESAILKRRVEELSQEGLRAEFLSSNDLLSEEPELVVEKEGGAAFFPDDYQLDAHRTVAFIEKGNRHFAVEGRYAEFYHEPAIGLVRHGNSCEVGAIQTSKNTLHSKKAVVIAAGCWTGSLMHDLIKQPDIDLDLPIKPRKGHLLVIENFKSFKLNHGIMEAGYTKHQSATLKATASDSGPVYNAQDLSVSMTATMDASGNLVLGSSRQLVGFNTEVDESVINHIWQRVGEFIPALRHESLEDLRQSREVRVGLRPYIPDGKPVIGLVPGFSNVFLAAGHEGEGLSLALGTAEMIADMVLGNPFKVDAAPFTLLGRCFH, encoded by the exons ATGGCAGCAATGTGCTACAAAATTTCTATAAACTCTAATATCAATACCAATGGCCTACTTTCACCTCCCCCAAACAAACTACAGTCACGTCTTTTACTCTCAAATCAAAAATTTTGTGGCCGCAGGACCCTTGCAAGTCCACCTTTTTCATTGAGACGAAGTAAAAAAAGTTGGCATGGATCACTTCGAGTTTCGAATTCGAGTCAGTCTTCGGCGTCTAACTCCTTCGATGTTGTCATAGTTGGTGCCGGAATCATTGGATTGACCATCGCACGCCACTTGCTCCTTGCCTCAGATCTCTCCGTCGCCCTAGTTGATGCTGCTGTTCCTTGCTCTGGCGCAACTGGAGCAG GTCAAGGATACATATGGAAAGCACACAAATCACCCGGTACTGAGAAATGGGACTTAATGATGAGAAGCCACCAATTATGGGAGAGCCTAGCCAAGAGAATTCAACTTCAAGGGATGGATCCTTTAGAGGTACTTGGCTGGAAGAAGACAG GAAGCCTTTTAGTAAGTAAAACAACAGATGAGTCAGCAATATTAAAAAGGAGGGTGGAGGAGCTATCACAGGAGGGATTGAGAGCTGAGTTCTTGTCCTCCAATGACTTGCTATCAGAAGAACCGGAACTTGTGGTTGAGAAGGAAGGTGGGGCAGCTTTTTTCCCTGATGATTACCAATTAGACGCTCATCGTACTGTTGCATTTATTGAGAAG GGTAACAGGCATTTTGCTGTGGAAGGGAGATATGCTGAATTTTATCATGAACCCGCTATTGGATTAGTTAG ACATGGAAATAGCTGCGAGGTTGGAGCTATTCAAACTTCCAAGAATACATTGCACAGTAAGAAGGCTGTTGTGATTGCAGCAGGTTGTTGGACTGGGTCTTTGATGCACGACCTGATTAAGCAACCAGATATTGACCTCGACCTTCCCATAAAGCCTCGAAAG GGTCACCTGCTTGTGATAGAGAATTTCAAGTCGTTCAAGCTGAATCATGGAATTATGGAGGCAGGGTATACCAAGCATCAGTCGGCAACCCTTAAAGCTACTGCATCTGATTCAGGGCCTGTCTATAATGCACAAGATTTGTCTGTTTCAATGACGGCAACTATGGATGCATCAGGCAATCTCGTCCTTG GGAGTAGCCGACAACTTGTTGGGTTTAACACAGAGGTAGATGAATCTGTCATCAACCACATATGGCAGCGGGTTGGAGAGTTCATACCTGCTTTAAGACATGAATCTCTTGAAGATTTGCGTCAAAGCAGAGAAGTTAGAGTAGGACTTAGACCTTACA TTCCTGACGGGAAGCCTGTCATTGGGCTTGTTCCTGGATTTTCAAACGTCTTTCTTGCTGCGGGGCATGAAGGAGAAGGACTATCACTG GCTCTCGGAACAGCTGAAATGATTGCTGATATGGTGTTGGGAAATCCTTTTAAAGTAGATGCAGCACCTTTTACTCTGCTAGGCCGGTGCTTCCACTAA